Proteins encoded together in one Glandiceps talaboti chromosome 11, keGlaTala1.1, whole genome shotgun sequence window:
- the LOC144441972 gene encoding H/ACA ribonucleoprotein complex subunit DKC1-like: MAESGTPHKKAKKDKEKKHKPSAAEIGDAQREDDFLIKPESKQTKLDTSEWPLLLKNFDKLNIRTGHYTPLPNGASPLKRELKDYVSSGFINLDKPANPSSHEVVSWVKRILKVEKTGHSGTLDPKVTGCLIVCIEKATRLVKSQQSAGKEYVCVVRLHSAIENEAKLARAIETLTGAVFQRPPLISAVKRQLRVRTIYESKLLEYDSERHLGVCWLSCEAGTYIRTLCVHLGLLLGVGGQMAELRRVRSGIQSEKDSMVTMHDVMDAQWQFEHNKDESYLRRTIKPLEALLTSHKRIVLKDSAVNAVCYGAKIMLPGVLRFEDGIEINSEIVVLTTKGEAVCLGIALMTTAVMATCDHGIVAKIKRVIMERDTYPRKWGLGPKASMKKQLIKQGKLDKYGKPNQQTPSDWKKSYVDYGKSKPETETTENGQSTTSSTPSTSVTTPAKPSIEEVVTPAKKRKLSESSSASSEPQTPVTTEKEKKKHKKEKKKKKHKGEGDAKPTETEEIKKKKKKKKDKEKKKKKAKTSDDDSDSD, from the exons ATGGCGGAATCAG gtACACCACACAAGAAAGCCAAAAAGGACAAAGAGAAGAAGCATAAACCTAGCGCTGCAGAAATTGGG GATGCACAACGTGAAGATGACTTCCTGATCAAACCAGAATCCAAACAAACCAAACTAGACACATCTGAATGGCCTCTGTTATTAAAGAACTTTGACAAACTTAACATTCGTACCGGACACTACACACCACTGCCAAATGGTGCATCACCACTGAAAAGAGAGCTGAAAGATTATGTTTC GAGTGGCTTCATCAACTTAGACAAACCAGCCAACCCTTCCTCACATGAAGTCGTGTCATGGGTCAAGAGAATACTGAAAGTAGAAAAGACTGGTCACAGTGGTACGTTAGATCCTAAAGTGACTGGGTGTCTTATCGTCTGTATTGAGAAAGCTACACGTTTAGTCAAGTCACAACAAAGTGCAG GTAAAGAATACGTCTGTGTTGTGAGGTTACATAGTGCTATTGAAAATGAAGCAAAGTTGGCAAGG GCTATTGAGACTTTGACAGGAGCAGTATTCCAAAGACCACCACTTATATCAGCTGTTAAGAGACAACTCCGAGTCAGAACTATCTATGAAAGTAAATTACTAGAATATGACTCTGAGAGACATCTTG GTGTTTGTTGGTTAAGTTGTGAAGCGGGTACATACATTAGGACATTATGTGTACATCTTGGTCTTTTATTGGGTGTTGGGGGACAGATGGCAGAACTTCGGAGAGTCCGATCTGGCATTCAGTCAGAAAAG GATTCCATGGTAACCATGCATGATGTCATGGATGCACAGTGGCAGTTTGAGCATAATAAAGATGAGTCTTATCTCAGACGTACCATCAAACCATTAGAAGCGCTACTTACGTCGCATAAACGTATTGTTCTCAAAGACAGTGCG GTCAATGCTGTGTGTTATGGAGCCAAGATAATGCTGCCTGGCGTACTCAGATTTGAAGATGGAATTGAAATCAACAGTGAAATTGTCGTCTTGACAACAAAGGGTGAAGCTGTTTGTCTTGGAATTGCACTCATGACAACAGCTGTCATGGCAACCTGTGACCATGGCATCGTGGCTAAGATCAAGAGAGTGATTATGGAAAGGGATACGTATCCCAGAAAGTGGGGACTTGGACCAAAGGCCAGTATGAAGAAGCAGCTGATTAAACAGGGGAAACTCGATAAGTACGGGAAACCAAACCAACAGACACCTTCTGACTGGAAAAAGTCATATGTTGATTATGG TAAATCAAAACCAGAGACAGAAACCACAGAGAATGGCCAGTCAACTACCTCTTCCACACCTTCAACCAGTGTCACTACACCTGCTAAACCCAGCATTGAAGAGGTTGTAACACCTGCCAAGAAGAGGAAATTGAGTGAAAGCAGTTCGGCGTCGAGTGAACCACAGACACCTGTAAcaacagaaaaagaaaagaagaaacataagaaggaaaagaaaaagaagaaacacAAAGGAGAAGGTGATGCCAAG CCCACTGAAACAGAAGAgataaagaagaaaaagaaaaagaagaaagacaaagaaaagaaaaagaaaaaagccAAGACATCAGATGATGACTCCGATTCCGattag